The Mucilaginibacter rubeus genomic interval ATATTTTCGGGACTAAGGTCAGGATAAGTAAGGTATTTTTCGAGATGCTGCTGTGCCGGCGCATAATTGGCATCATGAATTTCCATTTCGGCAGCTTTAAGATATGCGCCCCGGTTAAATTCCGGGCTTAAGGAAATAACTTTCGCGTAATGTTCCACAGCCGGCTTATACAGGCGTTTCATCCGGTACAGGTCGCCAAGTAATAAGTGAGCTTCTATAAATCTGGGATCTTCGCCGACGGCCTTTAGTGAGTTTTGGATGGCTTCATCATACAGATGTTGATCCAGGTTTTGATAGGCTAAAGCAAAATATTTTATAGCTTCTTTATTGGACGATGAATACCGGGCAGGCTGCTGGGCACGAAGCAAAGCAGGCAAACACAATGCAAGCACCAATAAAATTGCTATTCTCATTTATAACTTAGGATAATTTATATCCGTAAGTTACAAAGATTATGGGATATTCAGATACTTATGTGTTTGCAAAGAAATTTCCCATTGCGGATTTTCTTTCACATAATCAACAATAAGTGGGGTCATTTCTTTTGCTTTTGACCATTCCGGTTGCAGGTATAGTTTACAATCGGGAGATACCATTTTGGCATGATACTCGGCCCATTCAAAGTCGGATTTATTGAATACGATCACTTTTAATTCGTGGGCACATTCGGCAACATGTGGCGTTGGTGCCTTGAATTTTTTAGGTGAAAGGCAGATCCAGTCCCAATCGCCCGAAAGCGGGTAAGCACCTGAAGTTTCAATAAAGGTTTTTATTCCTTTTT includes:
- a CDS encoding 7-carboxy-7-deazaguanine synthase QueE; the encoded protein is MAHQIPDDGTLLPLMEEFYTIQGEGYNTGKAAYFIRLGGCDVGCHWCDVKESWDAELHALTAADTIVNNATLHPAKAVVVTGGEPLIYNLDYLTHQLHEKGIKTFIETSGAYPLSGDWDWICLSPKKFKAPTPHVAECAHELKVIVFNKSDFEWAEYHAKMVSPDCKLYLQPEWSKAKEMTPLIVDYVKENPQWEISLQTHKYLNIP